In Myxococcota bacterium, a single genomic region encodes these proteins:
- a CDS encoding nucleotide sugar dehydrogenase, translating to MTRLTELRHRIESRDARIGVVGLGYVGLPLAIEFAKQGFHVTGFDLNRSKIETLNDGDSYIEDVPADEVAKVTQSGALVATTDFGELARCDVINVCVPTPLTRSKDPDVSHMAEAMEEIRKRLRVGQLIVLGSTTYPGTTHELFVPLLEGTGLKVGEDFAIAFGPERIDPANQQFAVNEVPKVVGGETPLCCELASALFKTIFDTVVPVSSTQSAEMVKLLENTFRAINIGLVNEVALMCERLGLDVWEVIEAAATKPYGYMKFLPGPGLGGHCIPVDPTYLSWKMKTLNFPARFIELATEINNAMPSHVADRVADILNDDRLAVNGARILILGVAYKANVSDVRESPALDVIQRLREKGAEIAFHDPHVSEIDIEGHTLKGTDLSDATLAAYDLVIILTDHAAVDTARVVEKAERVFDTRNATKGIAGGEKVRRL from the coding sequence ATGACCCGTTTGACGGAACTGCGACATCGCATCGAATCGCGTGACGCGCGGATCGGCGTCGTCGGCCTGGGCTACGTCGGGCTTCCCCTCGCGATCGAGTTCGCGAAGCAGGGCTTCCACGTCACGGGCTTCGACCTCAATCGCTCGAAGATCGAAACGCTGAACGACGGCGATTCCTACATCGAAGACGTCCCGGCCGACGAGGTGGCGAAGGTCACCCAGAGCGGCGCCCTGGTGGCCACGACGGATTTCGGGGAGCTCGCGCGCTGCGACGTGATCAACGTCTGCGTGCCGACCCCGCTCACGCGCAGCAAGGACCCCGACGTCTCGCACATGGCCGAGGCCATGGAGGAGATTCGCAAGCGCCTGCGTGTCGGGCAGCTGATCGTGCTGGGCAGCACCACCTACCCGGGCACCACCCATGAGCTCTTCGTGCCGCTCCTCGAGGGCACGGGGCTGAAGGTGGGCGAGGACTTCGCGATCGCCTTCGGGCCCGAGCGCATCGACCCGGCGAATCAGCAGTTCGCCGTGAACGAGGTGCCGAAGGTCGTGGGCGGCGAGACGCCGCTCTGCTGCGAGCTCGCGTCGGCGCTCTTCAAGACCATCTTCGACACGGTGGTGCCGGTGTCTTCCACCCAGAGTGCCGAGATGGTGAAGCTCCTCGAGAACACCTTCCGCGCCATCAACATCGGCCTCGTGAACGAGGTGGCGCTGATGTGCGAGCGCCTGGGGCTCGACGTCTGGGAAGTGATCGAAGCGGCGGCCACCAAGCCCTACGGCTACATGAAATTCCTGCCGGGGCCCGGCCTCGGGGGGCACTGCATTCCCGTCGACCCGACCTACCTCTCGTGGAAGATGAAGACGCTGAACTTTCCCGCGCGCTTCATCGAGTTGGCCACCGAGATCAACAACGCGATGCCGTCCCACGTGGCGGATCGCGTGGCCGATATCCTGAACGACGACCGCCTCGCGGTGAACGGCGCGCGGATCCTGATCCTGGGCGTGGCCTACAAGGCGAACGTCTCCGACGTCCGCGAGTCGCCGGCCCTCGATGTGATCCAGCGGCTGCGCGAGAAGGGCGCCGAGATCGCCTTCCACGATCCCCATGTCAGCGAGATCGATATCGAGGGCCACACGCTCAAGGGCACCGATCTCTCGGACGCCACCCTGGCGGCCTACGACCTGGTGATCATCCTGACCGACCACGCCGCGGTCGACACCGCGCGGGTGGTGGAGAAGGCCGAGCGCGTCTTCGACACCCGCAACGCCACCAAGGGCATCGCCGGTGGCGAGAAGGTGCGGAGGCTCTAG